Proteins co-encoded in one Candidatus Zixiibacteriota bacterium genomic window:
- a CDS encoding CBS domain-containing protein produces MSGARVRDWMHAGVETCGLETPIERVAAVMDAKDISALIVTDAQGDVAGVISRTDLVNARFVQPYLKHWRGMTAEHLMTKPAITIGPDATIEEAARVLADRRIHRLVVVEESSGHVRAIGVLSVTDLARRVAEE; encoded by the coding sequence ATGAGCGGCGCGAGAGTGCGGGACTGGATGCATGCAGGCGTGGAAACGTGCGGTCTCGAGACGCCGATCGAGCGGGTGGCCGCCGTGATGGACGCCAAGGATATCAGCGCCCTGATCGTGACCGACGCACAGGGCGACGTCGCCGGGGTGATCTCCCGCACGGACCTGGTGAATGCCCGCTTCGTCCAGCCCTATCTGAAACACTGGCGCGGGATGACGGCGGAGCATCTGATGACGAAGCCGGCGATCACCATCGGACCCGACGCCACCATCGAAGAAGCGGCGCGGGTCCTCGCCGATCGGCGCATCCACCGGCTGGTCGTGGTCGAGGAGTCGTCCGGTCACGTCCGCGCGATCGGCGTTCTGTCCGTCACGGATCTGGCCAGGCGCGTGGCCGAGGAGTGA